The sequence CTGCCAAATCTAAAGAAAGTAAATTAACGCAGGCTGTAACACCTGAACCGCAATAAACTATGATTTCTCGATCATTTTCTAATTTTTCCCAGCGCTGGCTTTGCTGTTCTCGGGGAAGTAAATAACCATTAGAATCGGTTACTTCTTTCCAAGGATAATTCATTGCGCCAGGAATATGACCAGCTATCTTATCTATTGGTTCTCTAAGACCTTGGTAACGCTCATTGTCTCTTGAATCTATAAGAGCGGTATGAGATGAGTCTTTACTATTCTTTACAGTTTCTCTATCTACTATCATTTGAGTTTGCGGCTGAGGTATAAATGCTCCCTTGCAAGAAGTGGGAAGAATATCTGTAACGGGAAATTCTGATGCCAGCCATCCATTAAAACCCCCATCTAGGACTGCAACTTGTTTGTGTCCTAAATAGCGTAACAACCACCACAACCGAGATGCAAAAGCAAAACGTGAATCATCATAAGCTATTACAAAAGTTTCTTCATAATTCACTCCCATCGCAGATAATTTATCTGAAAATTCCTCAATATCGGGTAAAGGATGTCTTCCTCCATGCTGTTGTACCTTTGATGAAAGGTCTTGATTTAAATCTAAATAATACGCTCCTGGAATATGGCTAGTTTCATACTGCTGCTTTCCCTCTTGTGGATTAGCTAGGGAGAAACGACAATCAAATATAGCAATATCGGGATGGTTGAGATTCTCAAAGAGCCATTGATTAGAAACAATTGAAGAAGTGTGTTTCATAATGATTTATTATCGGCTAACAACTGTAATATCGTCAAAAAACTCTAAAAGTTTAAACACAAAAACTAAAAGTTATAAGTTTTAAATTTTCAAATCTGTATTATAAAAATCTAAAATATCAAATCTAAAATTTAATGACTAATCAAGATTTTACACCTAAACTCACAGCAGATGGCTCATATACTTTCTTTTCTGAAGAATTTAACGAATCATTTCATAGTCATTTTGGAGCCAAGCAGGAAAGTTATTTCAAGTATGTTGTTCCTACTTTATTAATAGAAAAAGCTGGATTAGGAGTTGTGCGATTATTAGATATTTGTTATGGGCTAGGATACAACACGGCAACAGCAATTGAAACAATTTGGGAAGTTAATCCTGAGTGTTTTATACAAGTAGTTGCTTTAGAAGTAAATCCAACAGTACCCCAAGCAGCGATTAAGCATCAATTATTTGAAAATTATAATAGTAATTCAATAGACATTTTGACTAAGTTAGCTTTTAATTTTCATGTCAATACACCATCTTTCAAAGCCGAACTGCTAATTGGTGATGCTAGAGATAAAATTAACCAAGTGTATCAATCCGGTTTTAAGGCTGACGCAATTTTTCTCGATCCTTTTTCGCCGCCTCAGTGCCCTCAGCTATGGACAATTGAATTCTTAAATCTAGTTTCTCAGTGTTTACAGCCAGATGCTTTACTAGCCACTTATTCTTGCGCTGCTGCTGTACGCACTGCACTTTTACATTGTGGATTAAACATCGCTTCAACTTCTCCGGTAGGTAGAAAAGCACCCGGAACTGTTGCAAAATTGAATTCTCTATGTTCCATAGACAAGCAAACAAAAGACTTAAATTATTATCCACATCAATTTGCTTCTCTCTCACAATCAGAAAAAGAACACTTACAAACTCGCGCAGCTATTCCCTACCGAGACCCAAAATTAATCGATTCCCCAGAGGCAATCATTAAACGGCGCGAACTCGAACAACAGGATTCCGATTTGGAAGCTACATCGCGTTGGCGTAAACGTTGGCTTTAAAGAAAATAGTTGATTTCTATTGAGGAAATTGCTGGTATAATACTTGTCTGCACGTAACGGTAACTTTTCCCATTACCTAGTTATAGTTGATGCTTAAGATTGTGCTTTATTAAGTAATATAAACTATATTAATTTTACTTACTATCAACAATATCTATTACTTATACAATAATTTAACTTTAGGATCGTAATATGTTGAGCATAGAGTATAGGTTCATAAATATATTGTTGGTTCGGCAAAAATACTATATGTACTTTATAAAATAAATTTTTTAAGTTTAAGTAATTGTATTTCCTGATATATATACCGTAATTCAAAGATTATGTGAACGCCGCTATCAATATAAATATCCGTGTAAAACCTGATTGAATATTGGCTTTAGTTGAACATACTATAATTATAGAACTGTGGAAAAATGCTATCAAATTTCTCCACATTCTTTAAAAAAACATTAAATAAATTAGTATTGTATTTTGTGTCAAAGTACCTAGGTATCAATGATTAAAAGCCTAGAAAAATGCTTTTTGAAATACATTAAAGTACTAAACTAGTTTTTGAAACATTGCATTGTTGCTAAACAAATGGAGTGCCTTTGTGATTCAATGGAAATCCAATTATACAGGTTCTACCGAGCTAAAAGTTGCTGGGTCAAACCCCACAAACCGATACAACAGAGTCGGTAAAAATCATGCCTTACCAACGGAATCTGAGCGTCATAGTTCGGAATTATCTACTCATGATTTAAAAGTACAACAAACTGACAGCGAGGATTCTAGTAATTATGGTCTGAAAAATACCAATAGCAATTTATTGTTTTCAGCAACCTTACAGAACAAAGAATATAGTTTAGATTGCTTTGAAAATGATGTTCCCAAAGTTTTAGTAGTTGACGACCATGCTGCTAGTAGGATGACAGCAGTAGCACTTTTAGGAATGGAAGGCTACGAAGTGATTGAAGCAGAAAGTGGTTCTGTTGCGGTGCATTTGGTCAGCGAAAAACAACCGGATTTGATTTTGCTTGATGTCATGATGCCCGAAATGGATGGCTTTGAAGTTTGTCAACTACTCAAGCAGGACGAGCAAACCAGGCTGATCCCCGTGATTTTCATTACGGCTCTGAACGATAGGCGATCGCGAATTCGGGGAATTGAAGTAGGAGCGGATGATTTTTTAAGCAAACCCTTTGACAGAGTGGAATTGGCCGCACGGGTTAAGTCTTTAGTTCGTCAGAAGCGTCTGAATGAAGATTTAGATCATGCAGAAAAAGCACTGTTTTCTATTGCAAGAGCGATTGAAAGCCGCGACCCCAATACCGGCGATCATTGCGAACGGCTGGTAAACTTAGGAAAAGCTTTCGGCGAATATCTTGGTCTTTCGCGCAATCAAGTTAGAGATTTGATGTGGGGAGGCTATCTTCATGACATTGGTAAGGTGGGAATTTCCGATTCGGTATTGCTCAAGAAAGGAAAATTAACACCTGCTGAGTGGGAAGAAATGAGACAGCACGTTTTAATTGGAGAGCAAATCTGTCAGCCGTTACGCAGTATGCGCGGAGTAATCCCCATTATCCGCAGCCACCACGAACGTTGGGATGGTAGTGGCTATCCTGATGGACTCAAAGAAAATGAAATTCCCCTCTTGGCTCAAGTGTTTCAAATGATTGATATTTATGATGCCTTAACAAGTGAAAGACCCTATAAAAAGGCTTTTACACCTACTGAAGCATTATCAATCATGATGGAAGAAACAGACAAAGGTTGGCGCGACAAAAAACTAATGCAGCAGTTTACTGAATTCATCAGCACCATAAATCACAGTTAATTGTAAGCGATTAACATTTCGGTTTGCTATGTAATCGGGTATATTTTAAGCCGAAAATAAAATATGTAATCGTATTTATCTATAGCTGTTGGCTGATTATGGTAGTAGTAGCAATTTTAGCGGCTGGTCGCGGTACAAGAATGAAATCAAACCTACCAAAGGTTTTGCATTCTTTAGGCGGAAAATCTCTTGTCGAAAGAGTTATTCAAAGTGTTGAACCACTGCAGCCGGAACGTCGGATAGCGATTGTAGGTTATCGAGCCCAAGAGGTAAAAACAGCCTTGCAACCCATTCCTGATGTTGAGTTTGTCGAACAAACCGAGCAGTTAGGAACGGGTCATGCCATCCAGCAATTACTACCTCATTTAGAAGGGTATAGTGGGGATTTGCTTGTTCTTAATGGTGATGTACCGCTCTTACGCAGCGAAACTTTAACACATTTCTTACAAATCCATCAAGAAAATCAAAATGCGGCTACTGTTCTTACAGCAAAACTACCCAATCCTAAAGGATATGGGCGAGTTTTTTGCGATGACAAGAATGTATTACAGCAAATTATTGAAGATAAAGACTGTACTGCCGCTCAAAGAGAAAACCAGCGTATTAATGCTGGGGTTTACTGTTTTCGTTGGAAAGATTTAGAAAAGGTATTACCTCACCTACAGACAAACAACGCTCAAAAAGAATATTATCTCACTGATGCCGTTACTAAAGTTACCCCAGTTATGGCGGTAGATGTAGAAGATTTCCAAGAAATTGGAGGCATCAACGACCGCTTACAATTATCAGGTGCTTACGATATATTGCAAGCAAGAATCAAAGAAAAATGGATGAAAGCTGGCGTAACTTTGATCGATTCCGCCAGTATCACTATTGATGAAACAGTAGAATTAGAACCAGATGTAATTATTGAACCTCAGACTCACTTACGGGGCAATACAGTTATTAAAGCGGGAAGTCGTATTGGTCCGGGAAGCTTAATTGAAAATAGTTTGATTGGCGAAAACGTCACCGCCAAATATTCGGTCATTTCTGATAGCACAGTCCAAAATTCAACCCAAATTGGACCTTACGCCCACTTACGCGGTCATGTAGAAGTTGGTGAAAAATGTCGCGTAGGTAATTTCGTTGAATTAAAGAATAGTAAATTAGGCAACGGAACCAAAACCGCTCACTTATCTTACTTAGGAAACACAACCACAGGTACCAAAGTAAATATCGGTGCGGGTACAATTACAGCCAACTATGACGGTGTAAACAAGCATAAAACCACAATTGGTAACAATACCGGAACTGGCTCCAACAGCGTTTTAGTTGCACCAATAACCTTAGGAAATAATGTATACGTAGCAGCAGGTTCAACAGTAACAGATGATGTCCCCGACGACAGCTTAGTTATTGCACGTCAGCGTCAAACCGTCAAAGAAGGATGGAAGATGAAGGGTAAGGAGTAGGAGTAATGGTAATGGGTAATTGGTAATAGGTAATAGGTAACAGGTAACAGGTAACAGGTAGTCATTCACCGCTCGTAATAAATTTACAATTCCCCGTATCTTACTCTTACCAGTTTCCTAATTTCCCAATTACTAGTTGCTTGCCAATTAGCAATTACCAATTAGCAATTACCCATTCCCAAACTTTGACCTTTGACCTTTACCCTTTAACCTTAATTAAAGACATCCAACCTGCATTACTTCGGAAGCTTCCAAAGTATCACCAATTTTTTCGCCGTCATGGTAAGCAGCAAGTAAGA comes from Rivularia sp. PCC 7116 and encodes:
- a CDS encoding two-component system response regulator, which produces MIQWKSNYTGSTELKVAGSNPTNRYNRVGKNHALPTESERHSSELSTHDLKVQQTDSEDSSNYGLKNTNSNLLFSATLQNKEYSLDCFENDVPKVLVVDDHAASRMTAVALLGMEGYEVIEAESGSVAVHLVSEKQPDLILLDVMMPEMDGFEVCQLLKQDEQTRLIPVIFITALNDRRSRIRGIEVGADDFLSKPFDRVELAARVKSLVRQKRLNEDLDHAEKALFSIARAIESRDPNTGDHCERLVNLGKAFGEYLGLSRNQVRDLMWGGYLHDIGKVGISDSVLLKKGKLTPAEWEEMRQHVLIGEQICQPLRSMRGVIPIIRSHHERWDGSGYPDGLKENEIPLLAQVFQMIDIYDALTSERPYKKAFTPTEALSIMMEETDKGWRDKKLMQQFTEFISTINHS
- the glmU gene encoding bifunctional UDP-N-acetylglucosamine diphosphorylase/glucosamine-1-phosphate N-acetyltransferase GlmU; the protein is MVVVAILAAGRGTRMKSNLPKVLHSLGGKSLVERVIQSVEPLQPERRIAIVGYRAQEVKTALQPIPDVEFVEQTEQLGTGHAIQQLLPHLEGYSGDLLVLNGDVPLLRSETLTHFLQIHQENQNAATVLTAKLPNPKGYGRVFCDDKNVLQQIIEDKDCTAAQRENQRINAGVYCFRWKDLEKVLPHLQTNNAQKEYYLTDAVTKVTPVMAVDVEDFQEIGGINDRLQLSGAYDILQARIKEKWMKAGVTLIDSASITIDETVELEPDVIIEPQTHLRGNTVIKAGSRIGPGSLIENSLIGENVTAKYSVISDSTVQNSTQIGPYAHLRGHVEVGEKCRVGNFVELKNSKLGNGTKTAHLSYLGNTTTGTKVNIGAGTITANYDGVNKHKTTIGNNTGTGSNSVLVAPITLGNNVYVAAGSTVTDDVPDDSLVIARQRQTVKEGWKMKGKE
- a CDS encoding tRNA (5-methylaminomethyl-2-thiouridine)(34)-methyltransferase MnmD; translation: MTNQDFTPKLTADGSYTFFSEEFNESFHSHFGAKQESYFKYVVPTLLIEKAGLGVVRLLDICYGLGYNTATAIETIWEVNPECFIQVVALEVNPTVPQAAIKHQLFENYNSNSIDILTKLAFNFHVNTPSFKAELLIGDARDKINQVYQSGFKADAIFLDPFSPPQCPQLWTIEFLNLVSQCLQPDALLATYSCAAAVRTALLHCGLNIASTSPVGRKAPGTVAKLNSLCSIDKQTKDLNYYPHQFASLSQSEKEHLQTRAAIPYRDPKLIDSPEAIIKRRELEQQDSDLEATSRWRKRWL
- a CDS encoding sulfurtransferase, whose product is MKHTSSIVSNQWLFENLNHPDIAIFDCRFSLANPQEGKQQYETSHIPGAYYLDLNQDLSSKVQQHGGRHPLPDIEEFSDKLSAMGVNYEETFVIAYDDSRFAFASRLWWLLRYLGHKQVAVLDGGFNGWLASEFPVTDILPTSCKGAFIPQPQTQMIVDRETVKNSKDSSHTALIDSRDNERYQGLREPIDKIAGHIPGAMNYPWKEVTDSNGYLLPREQQSQRWEKLENDREIIVYCGSGVTACVNLLSLDLAGINTGKLYPGSWSDWISYYE